The Cardiobacteriaceae bacterium TAE3-ERU3 genome includes a region encoding these proteins:
- a CDS encoding site-specific integrase, with the protein MSGIRERHGKLIVDFRYLNKRCRETTNLADTPANRKKLAAILEKMDAELLLGTFNYERYFPKSQKIKEFETIRNRKEAATSKTPTFAAFASLWFSEMEIEWKFSYQEKITQILDKYLLPAFGTQDVSTIQRQDLFAFRTSLAKVRYGSTNKSLSKSRINQIMTSLGMILREAAERYHFECPYKEIKSLEVVPEDIHPFSLDEVMLLINNVRKDYRDYFIVRFFTGMRTGEIDGLKRKYVDLDKRLIMIRESKVRGKMGRTKTKGSRRDIVMSNMVHAALTRQMKATEGKSEFVFCAENGSPLDYHNVNKRVWAPLLRSLRMDYRRPYQTRHTAATLWLAAGENPEWIARQMGHATTVMLFTVYSRFVPNLVRKDGSALEALITKNLTQNTSTWHEDSTVEKSELEELFV; encoded by the coding sequence ATGTCTGGAATAAGAGAAAGACACGGAAAGCTGATAGTGGATTTTCGCTATCTCAACAAGCGGTGCCGGGAGACAACAAATCTAGCAGACACTCCGGCAAATCGCAAAAAACTGGCTGCTATTTTGGAAAAAATGGATGCGGAGCTTTTACTGGGCACGTTTAATTACGAGCGCTACTTCCCCAAAAGCCAAAAAATCAAAGAATTTGAGACGATCCGAAATAGGAAAGAAGCAGCAACAAGCAAGACACCGACATTCGCTGCATTTGCTTCCCTGTGGTTCTCTGAGATGGAGATTGAGTGGAAATTTAGTTATCAGGAAAAGATAACTCAGATACTCGATAAATATCTGCTACCAGCTTTTGGGACGCAAGATGTTAGCACAATACAAAGACAGGACCTGTTCGCCTTCCGTACCTCGCTCGCCAAAGTTCGCTACGGTAGTACCAACAAGTCACTGTCAAAGTCACGGATCAATCAGATTATGACTTCACTGGGGATGATACTACGTGAGGCCGCAGAGCGCTACCACTTCGAATGCCCTTACAAGGAGATAAAGTCTCTCGAAGTGGTTCCTGAGGACATTCATCCATTTTCTTTGGACGAAGTTATGCTGCTGATTAATAACGTTCGAAAGGATTACAGAGACTACTTCATCGTACGTTTTTTTACAGGTATGCGTACGGGTGAAATTGACGGTCTCAAAAGGAAGTACGTTGATCTGGATAAACGTCTCATCATGATTCGTGAATCTAAAGTTCGTGGCAAGATGGGGCGAACCAAAACCAAAGGGTCTCGAAGGGACATTGTCATGTCGAATATGGTCCATGCAGCTCTTACTAGACAGATGAAAGCAACGGAAGGAAAGTCGGAGTTTGTCTTTTGTGCGGAAAATGGCTCTCCCCTTGACTATCACAATGTGAACAAGAGAGTTTGGGCTCCACTGTTGCGATCTTTAAGAATGGACTATCGCAGACCTTATCAAACGAGACATACAGCGGCTACCTTATGGCTCGCAGCCGGGGAGAATCCTGAATGGATCGCAAGACAGATGGGGCATGCAACGACCGTCATGCTCTTTACGGTTTACAGTCGATTTGTCCCCAACCTTGTTAGAAAAGATGGTAGCGCACTTGAAGCGCTGATAACCAAGAACCTAACCCAAAACACGAGTACATGGCATGAAGACAGTACTGTAGAAAAATCTGAATTAGAGGAGTTATTTGTATGA
- a CDS encoding helix-turn-helix transcriptional regulator, translating to MVKCNLYRYMGENRLKIIDVAEATGLNRSTIARLYNDEAKRFEAEVLEKLCQYFDISVGDLIEYVPDEPNVK from the coding sequence ATGGTAAAGTGTAATCTTTACAGATACATGGGCGAAAATAGGCTTAAAATAATTGACGTCGCAGAAGCTACAGGGCTGAACAGAAGCACAATTGCACGCCTCTATAATGATGAAGCAAAACGTTTTGAAGCTGAGGTATTGGAAAAACTATGCCAATATTTTGATATCTCAGTTGGTGATCTAATTGAATATGTTCCTGATGAACCCAATGTTAAGTAA
- a CDS encoding VanZ family protein, with protein sequence MHKVFCAKIAESLRSSQAFLVIYTVPIVHGWLVLVLILCVLPTPVSVQPNIAHIDKLVHGFMYALPACLLSVAARINWKWIAYLVAFGIAVELIQSCLSYRSGDIYDGCANTLGVLLGWWLGRVMRNKLRNGR encoded by the coding sequence GTGCATAAGGTATTTTGCGCTAAAATAGCTGAAAGCCTGCGTTCGTCGCAGGCTTTTTTGGTTATATATACCGTACCAATCGTTCATGGATGGTTAGTGTTGGTACTGATATTGTGTGTTTTACCGACGCCTGTATCGGTGCAGCCAAATATAGCGCATATTGATAAGCTAGTTCATGGCTTTATGTATGCATTACCAGCTTGCTTACTTAGTGTAGCGGCTCGGATCAATTGGAAGTGGATTGCTTATCTTGTCGCTTTTGGCATTGCCGTTGAATTAATTCAATCGTGCTTGAGCTATCGTAGCGGAGATATCTATGACGGATGCGCTAATACATTGGGCGTTTTGCTTGGTTGGTGGCTGGGTCGGGTTATGAGAAATAAACTAAGGAATGGTCGATGA
- a CDS encoding sodium:proton antiporter translates to MSAFNIIAIVLVITAIFAVINDRFIKLHRTIGVMLIALIASLLILVAKFFGLIHDDVLTKMITQFHFSETLIQGMLGALLFAGAIHIRSDDLRPRLIPIAVMATCGVLISTFIVGYLIYYALHFLSSINLPLMYCFTFAALISPTDPIAVLAILRSIGVSKGLDMDVCGESLFNDGIGLVVFTFFVSLAVNAENMGALEVSLFFLQNVGGALILGAVSSYLVFKMMGSVSDYHIEILLSLALVFGSFQFAEWIGVSPAITSVMVGLVFGHLCYKNMTEKSRSSMYTFWEVIDEVLNTVLFVMVGIVLLLVQFDAHRIVLGIFAIIIVLFGRWVSVAIPVSIMQKWFYFSPRSILILTWGGLRGGLSIAMALTLPNGEYKEYILLMTYAVVVFSILIQGTTVGRLAGSRKTHGNEYRDPRLNEEIPPEQ, encoded by the coding sequence ATGTCTGCTTTTAACATTATTGCCATCGTCCTTGTGATTACAGCGATTTTTGCAGTTATCAACGACCGCTTCATCAAATTACATCGAACCATCGGCGTGATGCTTATCGCCTTGATTGCTTCATTACTGATTTTGGTTGCAAAATTTTTTGGCCTCATCCACGATGACGTGCTGACCAAAATGATCACTCAGTTTCATTTTAGTGAAACATTGATTCAAGGTATGCTTGGTGCCTTACTCTTTGCCGGCGCTATTCACATTAGATCCGATGATTTACGACCACGGCTTATTCCCATTGCAGTAATGGCAACTTGTGGCGTATTGATTTCAACGTTTATCGTTGGTTACTTGATCTACTACGCCTTACATTTTCTGAGTAGTATCAACTTGCCGTTGATGTACTGCTTTACTTTCGCAGCTTTGATTTCACCTACTGATCCTATCGCCGTACTCGCCATTTTGCGCTCCATCGGCGTATCAAAAGGGTTGGATATGGATGTATGCGGCGAATCGCTATTCAACGATGGTATTGGCCTGGTTGTATTTACTTTCTTCGTTTCGCTAGCGGTCAATGCTGAAAATATGGGTGCTTTGGAAGTATCGCTGTTCTTTTTACAGAACGTCGGCGGTGCTTTAATCCTCGGCGCCGTAAGCAGCTATCTTGTGTTCAAGATGATGGGCTCAGTTTCCGATTACCATATCGAGATTTTGCTCAGCTTGGCGCTTGTTTTTGGCTCCTTCCAGTTTGCCGAATGGATAGGCGTATCGCCAGCGATTACTTCAGTGATGGTTGGCTTGGTGTTTGGCCACCTCTGCTATAAAAACATGACGGAAAAGAGCCGCAGCTCGATGTACACTTTTTGGGAAGTGATTGATGAAGTGCTGAATACAGTGCTGTTCGTCATGGTTGGCATCGTTTTGCTATTGGTTCAATTTGATGCGCACCGGATTGTGCTTGGTATTTTCGCCATTATTATTGTGCTCTTTGGCCGCTGGGTCAGTGTGGCAATCCCTGTCAGTATCATGCAGAAGTGGTTTTACTTTTCGCCACGCTCAATTCTGATTCTTACTTGGGGCGGTTTGCGTGGCGGGCTCTCGATTGCGATGGCCCTAACGCTACCAAATGGCGAATATAAAGAGTATATTCTGCTGATGACTTATGCAGTAGTCGTCTTTTCTATTCTCATTCAGGGTACGACGGTTGGTAGATTGGCCGGCTCGCGTAAAACCCATGGTAACGAATATCGCGACCCTCGCCTAAACGAAGAAATACCGCCCGAACAGTAG
- a CDS encoding tyrosine-type recombinase/integrase has translation MKNYSNQQRKQRRSSAKTQSVEQPLSANDVLKLINAVRPDFRDYYVVRFMTGMRSSEIHGLKHEHIDLDRNIIRVRELYTNGKSVPADSFCKRNIVMSQVTRGAFLRQIDMTKDKSEFVFCSSQGRPLNHIYVYRHIWLPLLESVGMPHCKCYQSRRTAVALWESEGKDRKWIQAQLGLEPSGIEMKHVLPATTTFEQLLADNLTELLSGENK, from the coding sequence ATGAAAAATTACAGCAATCAACAGCGCAAGCAGCGTAGATCATCGGCAAAAACCCAAAGTGTTGAACAGCCACTCTCAGCAAATGATGTACTCAAATTGATTAATGCAGTACGACCGGACTTTCGCGATTACTACGTTGTGCGCTTCATGACTGGCATGCGCTCATCAGAAATTCATGGGCTGAAACATGAGCACATTGACCTTGATCGGAACATCATCAGGGTTCGTGAACTTTATACCAATGGCAAGTCAGTTCCAGCTGACAGCTTTTGTAAACGGAACATAGTGATGTCTCAAGTAACACGTGGGGCATTCCTGCGGCAAATAGATATGACCAAGGACAAATCCGAGTTTGTATTTTGTAGTAGCCAAGGTCGTCCTCTTAATCATATCTATGTTTATCGGCACATCTGGTTACCCCTACTAGAGTCTGTAGGTATGCCACATTGCAAATGCTACCAGTCCCGCCGCACAGCCGTAGCGTTATGGGAAAGTGAGGGGAAAGATCGCAAATGGATTCAGGCGCAATTAGGTCTTGAACCCTCCGGCATCGAAATGAAACACGTCTTACCGGCAACAACCACTTTTGAACAACTACTTGCTGACAACTTAACCGAATTACTCTCTGGAGAGAACAAATGA
- a CDS encoding MarR family transcriptional regulator → MKEQNLDDLRHGFGFLMHDITRLMNRYYDRRVRVFGITRTQWTLLTYLSRYEGVSQTKLAEYMDLAPMTLTRQIDKLERDGLLDRRQDPQDRRTNLIYLTEKSQPLMDHMHEIAVEAKEAALKHFDEEERERLREYLVRMRENMASA, encoded by the coding sequence ATGAAAGAACAAAATTTGGACGATTTGCGACACGGGTTTGGGTTTTTGATGCACGACATCACCCGACTTATGAATCGCTACTATGACCGACGTGTACGTGTCTTTGGTATCACGCGTACACAATGGACGCTACTGACTTATTTGTCACGCTATGAAGGCGTTAGCCAGACGAAACTTGCGGAGTATATGGACTTAGCGCCAATGACGCTGACGCGCCAGATCGACAAGCTTGAGCGTGATGGCTTGCTTGATCGTCGCCAAGATCCACAGGATCGCCGCACGAATTTGATCTATCTCACTGAAAAGAGCCAGCCACTGATGGATCACATGCATGAAATTGCTGTGGAAGCCAAAGAAGCGGCATTAAAGCACTTCGATGAGGAAGAGCGCGAAAGATTACGCGAATATCTGGTACGCATGCGCGAAAACATGGCCAGTGCATAA
- a CDS encoding DUF29 domain-containing protein: MKNVNADYHQDFYAWLSIQLFHLKNHNFDNLDLDNLIEEVEAMGRKEIREMKGIMIVLIAHLLKAKFQPEKNETSWRKTLQEQRIHLGFVLEDSPSLKNHLEDEEWMNNVWGYAVNMASAETNLAKGTFPDLPIWTANQILDENFPC, translated from the coding sequence ATGAAAAATGTAAACGCAGACTATCATCAAGATTTTTATGCTTGGCTTTCAATTCAATTATTTCATTTAAAAAACCATAACTTTGACAATTTAGATTTAGATAACTTGATAGAAGAAGTCGAGGCGATGGGTAGAAAAGAAATACGGGAAATGAAAGGCATAATGATCGTCCTTATTGCTCATTTGTTGAAAGCAAAATTTCAACCAGAAAAAAATGAAACGAGTTGGCGCAAAACATTACAGGAGCAAAGAATACATTTGGGTTTTGTTCTTGAGGATTCACCCAGTTTAAAAAATCATTTAGAGGATGAGGAGTGGATGAACAACGTATGGGGTTATGCTGTGAATATGGCAAGTGCGGAAACTAACTTGGCAAAGGGCACATTTCCTGATTTACCAATTTGGACGGCCAATCAAATTCTAGATGAAAATTTTCCATGTTAA
- a CDS encoding XRE family transcriptional regulator: protein MKMQSFDSVFDAISNTPDEAADLKKRAELMLDIKTIINQYHWTQAQAARHGSTTQSQIRDLLHGKIYLFSLETLNNIHKRFIYYIDKS, encoded by the coding sequence ATGAAAATGCAAAGTTTTGATTCCGTTTTTGATGCTATAAGTAATACACCAGATGAAGCAGCCGATCTAAAAAAACGAGCAGAGCTTATGCTGGATATTAAAACTATTATCAACCAATATCACTGGACACAAGCACAAGCTGCTAGACATGGTAGTACCACGCAATCACAGATACGCGACCTCCTTCATGGAAAAATCTATCTGTTCTCGTTGGAAACATTGAATAATATCCATAAACGATTTATCTACTATATCGACAAATCCTAA
- a CDS encoding HigA family addiction module antidote protein produces MSKMKNPAHPGKCLKIAYLEPKGISREDAAKVFNLSLEELDDLLDGKKSIDLVLATNIANYFQSTPQFWLRLQAAYDVAQTRM; encoded by the coding sequence ATGAGTAAAATGAAAAATCCTGCTCACCCTGGTAAGTGTTTGAAAATCGCTTACCTAGAGCCTAAAGGAATCAGTAGAGAAGATGCCGCCAAAGTATTTAACCTATCACTTGAAGAGTTAGATGACCTATTAGATGGTAAGAAAAGCATTGATTTAGTGCTAGCCACAAATATAGCAAATTATTTCCAATCCACACCTCAGTTCTGGCTACGACTCCAAGCAGCATATGATGTTGCCCAGACCCGCATGTGA
- a CDS encoding immunity protein 39, with product MSKLNHNKKFVISGISLTKLRIRKDSIKISKIICESLEKKLIEHDFFEGLPFVWIGLSILLGLKDDEAPEFVNISKDYECINLRIEVNCEHMREMSVDEFTHFLERPIYKTMLWICEEYDKDPTFIHQHFQHLELDS from the coding sequence ATGAGTAAATTAAACCATAACAAAAAATTTGTAATAAGTGGAATTTCACTAACTAAATTAAGGATTAGAAAAGATAGCATTAAAATTTCTAAAATTATTTGTGAGTCATTAGAAAAAAAATTAATTGAGCATGATTTTTTTGAAGGGTTGCCTTTCGTTTGGATTGGTCTAAGCATTCTTCTCGGTCTAAAAGACGATGAAGCTCCTGAGTTCGTTAATATAAGTAAAGATTATGAATGTATTAATTTAAGGATAGAGGTCAACTGTGAGCATATGCGGGAAATGAGCGTTGATGAATTTACCCATTTTTTGGAGCGGCCGATATATAAAACCATGCTTTGGATATGCGAGGAGTATGACAAAGATCCTACTTTTATCCATCAGCACTTCCAGCACTTGGAATTGGATAGCTAG
- a CDS encoding type II toxin-antitoxin system HicB family antitoxin, with translation MKKIKIPIVIFKDDNCMNYGVVIPDVPGVFPVGDTIEDAIEDSKSALTAHLECMKNERIPLDLTKLRSIEDLTATPDFSDALCWTIIEMG, from the coding sequence ATGAAAAAAATTAAGATACCAATTGTTATATTTAAAGATGACAATTGCATGAATTATGGTGTTGTTATCCCCGATGTACCAGGTGTGTTCCCAGTCGGAGATACGATCGAAGATGCTATTGAAGACAGCAAGAGTGCACTTACTGCGCATCTAGAATGTATGAAGAATGAAAGAATTCCACTCGATCTAACAAAACTCAGGAGTATCGAAGACTTGACGGCAACTCCTGATTTCTCTGATGCCTTGTGCTGGACGATCATTGAAATGGGATAA
- a CDS encoding helix-turn-helix domain-containing protein, which produces MSANDLNQRIGQRIAVQRLKVGMTQEDVSKALGMNNESISRLERGAVAASVPRLMELAELFGCKTGDFFLDQSTLLQDQAAEIQELLNRVSPNARRHLVEQLRHSVEWIEKYESQLRK; this is translated from the coding sequence ATGAGTGCCAATGATCTGAACCAGAGGATTGGACAGCGCATAGCCGTGCAGCGTTTAAAAGTAGGTATGACGCAAGAGGACGTTAGCAAAGCTCTAGGGATGAATAATGAATCTATCTCACGCTTAGAGCGAGGTGCGGTTGCAGCATCAGTTCCGCGCCTGATGGAATTGGCCGAATTGTTTGGTTGTAAAACCGGGGATTTTTTCCTGGACCAAAGTACGCTTCTGCAAGATCAGGCGGCAGAGATTCAAGAGCTATTAAATCGTGTTAGCCCCAATGCAAGACGGCATCTCGTTGAACAGTTGCGGCACTCAGTTGAATGGATCGAAAAGTATGAGTCACAACTACGTAAGTAG
- a CDS encoding aminopeptidase P N-terminal domain-containing protein codes for MHEVLSQDIFSKRRAALLDKLPDHAVVVLYSAHAAHRNGDVHYPLRQDSYFWYYTGFPEGESIAVLRKKNGKPHYTLFNAPRNPEKEIWEGKIIGQDGAIANYGADEALPIAEQGKLAEMLADAGSIYTILGVNAHNDGRITKLLRDVHQRTGRGGAPIDGIQDLRRVADEMRMHKSSEEIELMHRAGKISADGHRAAMIATYPGMYEYEVQAVLEAEFRRHNCHWAYGSIVASAENACCLHYHANNAKLRDGDLMMIDAGAEYGGYAGDISRTYPINGKFSRDQQALYEVVLAAETAGIEHARAGIRHLELHEQTKRILMQGMIDEGIIKGSLDYWLEEDRFKQFYMHGTGHWIGLDVHDVGVYMPDGQSRIYEPGVAITVEPGLYIQADDTSVDERWRGIGIRIEDDVIITDGQAEVTTADIPKTVSEIEAIMRDRR; via the coding sequence ATGCACGAAGTACTTTCTCAAGATATCTTTTCCAAACGCAGAGCAGCTTTACTGGATAAGCTGCCAGATCATGCCGTAGTCGTTTTATATTCAGCGCACGCAGCACACCGCAATGGTGACGTTCATTATCCACTACGCCAAGATAGCTACTTTTGGTACTACACTGGCTTCCCTGAGGGTGAATCAATTGCGGTATTACGCAAGAAAAACGGGAAACCACACTACACACTGTTCAATGCGCCGCGCAATCCGGAAAAAGAGATTTGGGAAGGTAAAATCATTGGTCAAGATGGCGCTATAGCCAATTATGGCGCTGACGAGGCCTTACCAATTGCAGAACAAGGCAAGCTCGCCGAAATGCTTGCTGATGCCGGTAGTATTTATACGATCTTGGGCGTCAATGCACATAATGATGGCCGCATTACCAAGCTCCTGCGCGACGTTCATCAGCGCACTGGCCGTGGTGGTGCGCCAATTGACGGCATTCAAGATTTGCGCCGCGTCGCAGATGAAATGCGTATGCACAAAAGTAGCGAAGAAATCGAGCTAATGCACCGTGCCGGCAAGATTTCAGCTGATGGCCACCGCGCGGCAATGATCGCAACTTATCCGGGCATGTATGAGTATGAAGTCCAAGCCGTACTGGAAGCAGAATTCCGCCGCCACAATTGCCATTGGGCTTATGGCAGCATAGTCGCAAGTGCAGAAAATGCCTGCTGCCTGCACTATCACGCCAATAATGCAAAATTGCGCGATGGCGACTTAATGATGATTGATGCTGGCGCAGAATATGGCGGTTATGCTGGTGACATCAGCCGTACATACCCAATTAACGGCAAATTCAGCCGTGATCAGCAAGCACTGTACGAAGTGGTACTCGCTGCAGAAACTGCTGGGATCGAACATGCACGTGCCGGCATTCGCCATCTGGAATTGCACGAGCAAACCAAGCGCATTCTCATGCAAGGCATGATCGATGAAGGCATCATCAAAGGTTCACTGGATTACTGGCTGGAAGAAGACCGCTTTAAGCAATTTTACATGCACGGCACCGGGCACTGGATCGGGCTCGATGTACATGATGTTGGCGTATATATGCCGGATGGTCAGTCGCGAATTTACGAGCCGGGCGTTGCAATTACCGTCGAGCCAGGCCTTTACATTCAGGCTGATGACACCAGCGTTGATGAGCGCTGGCGCGGTATTGGTATCCGCATTGAAGACGATGTCATCATTACGGATGGTCAAGCAGAAGTCACCACAGCGGACATCCCAAAAACCGTCAGCGAGATCGAAGCCATCATGCGTGATCGGCGCTAA
- a CDS encoding IS5 family transposase (programmed frameshift): MSRLILSDAQWAKIEPLCAGKVSDVGRSAKDNRLFIEAVLWVIRTGSPWRDLPKEFGKWNSVFKRYRRWVEADRFACIFEALCGEPGMEYAMIDGTIVKVHRLGQGARGGASSQAIGKSKEGMTTKIMVLVDGLGNLVSFTLLPGQRHDILGVEPLIKDREFGSLLADKAFDANWLLKELDERGAQAVIPSRSSRKIQRIYDRHMYKWRHLVENFFCNLKEYRKIAMRTEKTDASFAANIYLAATIMALR; encoded by the exons ATGAGTAGATTGATATTGAGTGATGCCCAATGGGCAAAGATAGAGCCACTATGCGCAGGCAAGGTCTCGGATGTAGGCAGGAGTGCGAAAGATAACAGACTATTTATCGAAGCAGTACTGTGGGTTATCCGTACAGGCAGCCCGTGGCGAGACTTGCCCAAAGAATTTGGTAAATGGAATAGTGTGTTCAAGCGCTATCGCAGATGGGTTGAAGCCGACCGTTTTGCCTGTATTTTTGAAGCATTATGCGGTGAGCCCGGTATGGAATATGCAATGATTGACGGAACCATCGTTAAAGTCCACCGGCTGGGACAAGGCGCA AGGGGGGGGGCTTCAAGTCAGGCCATTGGCAAGTCAAAAGAAGGCATGACGACAAAAATCATGGTGTTAGTTGATGGGTTGGGCAATTTGGTTTCTTTCACATTACTGCCAGGGCAGCGTCATGACATTTTGGGCGTTGAGCCATTAATCAAAGATAGAGAATTTGGCAGTTTACTTGCGGACAAAGCATTTGATGCAAACTGGCTGTTGAAAGAACTTGATGAAAGAGGTGCTCAGGCAGTTATACCATCAAGAAGTAGCAGGAAAATACAACGAATCTATGATCGGCATATGTACAAGTGGCGTCACCTGGTCGAAAACTTTTTCTGTAACCTGAAAGAGTACCGCAAGATAGCGATGCGTACAGAAAAGACAGATGCATCTTTTGCGGCAAATATCTATTTGGCAGCGACAATTATGGCACTCCGATAA
- a CDS encoding HINT domain-containing protein, translating to MNADKIKNHHLINKQVVYSGDSCFVAGTLIETANGLKPVEQINLGELIWSREEFGDKYDYRPVIATKVTPDVPIYAVNVRHDNGLEETFNTTEEHPFWIDGIGWRKRKPSKLPSSSSQTSPSR from the coding sequence ATCAATGCAGATAAAATAAAAAATCACCATCTAATAAACAAGCAAGTAGTTTATAGTGGTGATTCCTGCTTTGTTGCCGGAACACTGATCGAAACAGCCAATGGTCTCAAGCCAGTTGAGCAAATCAATCTTGGGGAGTTAATCTGGTCAAGAGAGGAATTTGGCGACAAGTATGACTATCGCCCTGTTATCGCCACAAAAGTCACCCCGGATGTTCCTATCTATGCAGTCAATGTACGCCATGACAATGGTTTGGAAGAGACCTTTAACACTACCGAAGAACACCCGTTCTGGATTGACGGTATAGGCTGGCGAAAGCGAAAGCCATCAAAACTACCAAGCAGCTCAAGCCAAACAAGCCCCAGTAGATAA
- a CDS encoding site-specific integrase, which yields MLLDAAPEYYRDYYIVRIFTGMRTAEIDGLKRKYVDLDNGLIHIRETIVKGEMAPPKNDQSYRSITMSSFVYDAMKRQLEVTKNRSDFVFCNTHGNPLKYHNVNRNVWYPLLERAGLERRRAYQTRHTAATLWLASGENPEWIAKQMGHVSTKMLFTVYSNYVPNLIRVDGSALEELLNSYMED from the coding sequence TTGTTGCTGGATGCAGCACCGGAATATTATCGTGACTACTATATCGTACGGATTTTTACCGGCATGCGTACAGCCGAGATTGATGGCTTGAAGCGGAAATATGTCGATCTTGATAATGGGCTGATTCATATTCGTGAAACCATCGTCAAAGGCGAAATGGCGCCGCCCAAAAATGACCAATCTTATCGAAGTATTACGATGTCCAGCTTTGTTTATGATGCGATGAAAAGACAATTGGAAGTGACCAAAAACCGTTCTGACTTCGTATTCTGCAATACTCATGGTAACCCGCTGAAGTATCACAACGTCAATAGAAATGTGTGGTATCCATTGCTTGAAAGAGCCGGCTTGGAACGCCGTCGTGCCTATCAAACACGCCATACTGCCGCAACACTATGGCTGGCTTCCGGGGAAAACCCGGAGTGGATTGCCAAGCAGATGGGGCATGTATCCACAAAAATGCTGTTTACGGTATACAGCAATTACGTGCCTAATTTGATAAGGGTTGATGGTAGTGCACTGGAGGAGCTGCTTAATTCATATATGGAAGATTAA